In Trichocoleus sp., the following are encoded in one genomic region:
- a CDS encoding glycosyltransferase family 2 protein, which yields MPPKYSFVVPIYNEEANLPELYRRLSAVMNRLDGASELVLVDDGSRDRSILLLRDLHQQDSRVSYLSFARNFGHQIAVTAGLNFASGEAVVVMDADLQDPPELIPFMVDRWQQGYQVVYAQRTQRRRENWFKRLMAYGFYRVLRHLADVEIPTDTGDFCLMDRQVVEVLNAMPERDRYIRGLRAWIGFRQVAIPFERDARFAGEVKYTFGKSLALGINGLVSFSKVPLRMATYLGLVAATLALLMAVLVLYWRFFAPNSPLTGYATITVVVFFLGAVQLISIGILGEYVGRIYEEIKGRPLYTLAEVGGFQHPKTTTIDRPYRNGKSQFTHEVPSQNPPDLGI from the coding sequence ATGCCTCCGAAGTACTCCTTTGTTGTGCCCATTTACAACGAAGAAGCCAATCTTCCAGAACTCTATCGCCGCCTCAGCGCTGTGATGAATCGTTTGGATGGTGCATCAGAGTTGGTGTTGGTGGATGATGGTAGCCGCGATCGATCGATCCTCCTGCTGCGAGATCTGCATCAACAAGATTCGCGTGTGTCTTACCTCAGCTTTGCTCGCAACTTTGGACATCAGATCGCCGTTACTGCCGGACTCAACTTTGCCAGTGGTGAAGCAGTCGTTGTGATGGATGCCGATTTACAAGACCCGCCCGAACTGATTCCATTCATGGTCGATCGCTGGCAGCAGGGCTATCAAGTCGTTTACGCGCAACGAACTCAACGCCGTCGTGAAAACTGGTTTAAGCGGCTAATGGCTTACGGCTTTTACCGGGTGTTGCGGCATTTAGCAGATGTCGAAATTCCCACCGATACAGGCGACTTTTGCCTGATGGATCGACAGGTCGTGGAAGTGCTGAATGCGATGCCAGAGCGAGATCGTTACATTCGTGGGCTACGGGCATGGATTGGTTTTCGCCAGGTTGCCATCCCCTTTGAGCGAGATGCCCGCTTTGCTGGAGAAGTGAAATATACGTTTGGCAAATCTCTGGCACTAGGCATCAACGGGCTTGTTTCTTTCTCCAAAGTCCCCCTGCGGATGGCAACTTATCTGGGTTTGGTTGCCGCCACTCTTGCCCTGCTGATGGCAGTCCTCGTCCTCTACTGGCGATTTTTTGCGCCGAATTCTCCCCTCACAGGCTACGCCACTATCACCGTCGTCGTCTTCTTCTTGGGAGCTGTCCAACTAATCAGCATCGGCATCCTGGGTGAATATGTGGGGCGCATCTACGAGGAGATCAAAGGCAGACCACTTTATACGCTGGCAGAAGTCGGCGGCTTTCAACACCCCAAAACCACCACAATCGATCGCCCCTACCGCAACGGTAAAAGCCAATTCACCCATGAGGTTCCATCTCAAAACCCCCCAGATTTAGGGATTTAG
- a CDS encoding DUF4079 domain-containing protein produces the protein MSFEIPESIKVWSQFGHPVLMWVLFAATIYAAYLGFQWRRARTSEGDAKKELLKGRFNIRHHQLGAILLATMVLGTIGGMAVTYINNGKLFVGPHLLAGLGMTGLIATSASLTPFMQKGNDWARVTHIALNVVLVALFGWQAVTGVQIVQRILERMAG, from the coding sequence ATGAGCTTTGAAATCCCAGAGTCGATCAAGGTTTGGAGTCAGTTTGGACATCCGGTGCTGATGTGGGTTTTGTTCGCTGCCACGATTTATGCTGCCTATCTTGGCTTTCAGTGGCGGCGTGCCCGTACCTCAGAGGGTGATGCGAAAAAAGAACTTTTAAAGGGCAGATTCAACATCCGGCATCATCAACTCGGGGCAATTCTGCTGGCAACGATGGTACTAGGGACGATCGGCGGTATGGCAGTCACCTACATTAATAACGGCAAGCTGTTTGTCGGTCCACATTTGCTGGCAGGGTTGGGGATGACAGGGCTAATTGCCACTTCCGCTTCCCTGACGCCGTTTATGCAAAAGGGAAATGATTGGGCAAGAGTAACGCATATTGCGCTAAACGTGGTGCTGGTGGCTCTGTTTGGCTGGCAGGCAGTCACGGGAGTGCAAATTGTGCAGCGGATTTTAGAACGGATGGCAGGTTAA
- a CDS encoding DUF1350 family protein — protein MNRMEWQEIYGNWVLVPPRPIAIIHFLGGAFVATAPHVTYRSLLEFLAMQGYVIIATPFVNTMDHTTIAQRVLRLSNLAIDQVQTQILRNRSLPIYGIGHSMGCKLHLLIGSLFPQERAGNILISFNNYPAKRSIPLVEQLTEFSRLTSQFLSQMKNPMLPQIAAFDMEFTPSPEETNQLIAEQYQVKRNLLIKFNNDDIDQTKPLTMALEPRFPEMTSVKILRGNHLTPLGQDVNWKPGTEFSPFDAIGQFMRQEFYRDLNQLKQILLLWLNPLSAMR, from the coding sequence ATGAATCGTATGGAGTGGCAAGAAATTTACGGCAACTGGGTTCTGGTTCCACCCCGACCGATCGCCATCATTCATTTTTTGGGGGGGGCATTTGTGGCAACGGCTCCCCATGTCACTTATCGGAGTTTGCTGGAATTTCTGGCAATGCAGGGCTATGTGATTATCGCAACGCCTTTTGTAAACACAATGGATCATACGACGATCGCGCAGCGGGTTTTGCGGCTCTCGAATCTGGCGATCGATCAGGTGCAGACTCAAATTCTTCGCAACCGCTCTCTGCCGATCTACGGGATTGGGCACAGCATGGGCTGTAAGCTCCATTTGCTGATTGGCAGCCTGTTTCCGCAGGAGCGAGCCGGAAATATTTTAATTTCGTTTAATAACTATCCAGCCAAGCGATCGATTCCATTAGTGGAGCAGCTGACAGAGTTTTCTCGCCTCACGTCGCAATTTCTGTCTCAGATGAAGAATCCCATGCTGCCTCAAATTGCTGCGTTTGATATGGAATTCACGCCTTCGCCAGAAGAAACAAACCAACTTATTGCAGAGCAATATCAGGTCAAGCGAAATCTGCTGATTAAGTTCAACAACGACGACATCGACCAGACTAAACCACTGACGATGGCGCTAGAACCGCGATTCCCTGAGATGACCAGCGTTAAAATTTTGCGCGGCAACCACCTGACCCCGCTGGGACAAGATGTCAACTGGAAACCCGGAACCGAGTTTTCACCGTTTGATGCGATCGGGCAGTTCATGCGTCAGGAGTTTTACCGCGATCTGAACCAACTCAAGCAAATTCTGCTGCTTTGGCTGAATCCGCTATCGGCAATGCGCTAA
- a CDS encoding helix-turn-helix transcriptional regulator, whose amino-acid sequence MAIQNEKLTLAQLRQRAGLTQRQLADSLGVTVGTVSDWERGVKEPRPSFLQTKKLTEALQCTLDELVEATSQWHQK is encoded by the coding sequence ATGGCAATACAGAACGAAAAGCTCACGCTTGCCCAACTTAGGCAGCGGGCAGGGCTTACGCAGAGACAACTGGCAGATTCTTTAGGAGTGACAGTCGGAACAGTCAGCGATTGGGAACGAGGCGTGAAAGAACCTCGACCCAGTTTTCTGCAAACCAAAAAACTTACCGAAGCACTGCAATGCACCCTAGATGAACTGGTGGAAGCAACAAGCCAATGGCATCAAAAATAG
- a CDS encoding class I SAM-dependent methyltransferase, which yields MQDEILRKEQEFHDRWASIIDVEGIRVRDYFEACTAPENRFILQQLGDVRGKLLLDLGCGAGENSVYFASKGANCIATDYSPGMVETALKLAQTNGVEVEGRVINAMAIDFPDQTFDIVYAANLLHHLPNPKLAIREMHRVLKPGGLMCFWEPLKHNPIINVYRRIATKVRTEDEMPLDINMVNFVESLFAKTTADTFWIATLWIFLRFYLIEKVNPNEERYWKKIIVEHQRLEKDYLRLEQIDRFLKQIPGMKRFAWNLAVVAMK from the coding sequence ATGCAGGATGAGATTTTAAGAAAAGAGCAGGAATTTCACGATCGCTGGGCATCCATCATTGATGTGGAGGGCATTCGCGTTCGGGATTATTTTGAAGCCTGCACTGCTCCCGAAAATCGATTTATCTTGCAGCAGTTGGGGGATGTTCGCGGCAAATTACTTTTAGACTTAGGCTGTGGCGCAGGAGAAAATAGCGTTTATTTTGCCAGCAAAGGTGCAAACTGTATCGCAACCGATTACTCTCCGGGCATGGTTGAAACGGCGCTCAAATTAGCCCAAACCAATGGGGTTGAAGTCGAGGGACGAGTCATTAATGCAATGGCGATCGACTTTCCTGACCAAACGTTTGATATTGTCTACGCTGCCAATTTATTACATCACTTACCCAACCCCAAACTTGCCATTCGAGAGATGCATCGTGTGCTGAAACCAGGCGGACTCATGTGTTTTTGGGAACCGCTCAAACATAATCCGATCATTAATGTTTATCGGCGCATTGCGACCAAAGTTCGCACCGAAGATGAGATGCCGCTTGATATCAATATGGTCAACTTTGTGGAGTCGCTCTTTGCAAAAACAACTGCTGATACCTTCTGGATTGCGACCCTCTGGATTTTCTTACGCTTCTATTTAATTGAAAAAGTGAATCCGAATGAGGAGCGCTACTGGAAGAAGATTATTGTTGAACATCAGCGACTCGAAAAAGATTATTTACGCCTCGAACAGATCGATCGCTTCCTCAAGCAAATTCCGGGCATGAAACGGTTTGCCTGGAATCTGGCAGTTGTTGCAATGAAGTAA